Proteins from one Listeria weihenstephanensis genomic window:
- a CDS encoding aminopeptidase encodes MATFNEKLEKYAELIVKVGVNIQPNQKVVINSSVESAPLSRLLTKKAYEAGASDVIINWADDEITLLRYQNSPLEIFEQAPLHRAAERIELAGENAAFVSIVSENPDLLKGVDGQKIAANQKAMGQALEKFRQMIQSNAISWTVVGAASEGWAAKVFPNLPQSEQVATLWETIFETTRINTADPIQTWKTHDETLNSKAAYLNDQQYTALHYTAPDTDLTIGLPENHVWVGAGSYNKQGKEFMANMPTEEVFSCAQKDKVNGYVSSTKPLSYAGNIIDKFKITFKDGRIVDVVAEQGEEILKDLVATDEGSHYLGEVALVPDPSPISQSGILFYNTLFDENASNHLAIGSAYAFNIKGGEDMSREELEKAGVNSSMTHVDFMIGSDQMNIDGITKTGEKVPVFRNGDWAF; translated from the coding sequence ATGGCAACATTTAATGAGAAATTAGAAAAATATGCAGAATTAATCGTCAAGGTTGGGGTAAATATTCAACCCAATCAGAAAGTAGTAATTAATAGTTCCGTTGAAAGCGCACCACTAAGCCGTTTACTTACTAAAAAAGCATATGAAGCTGGCGCAAGTGACGTTATTATTAACTGGGCGGATGACGAAATCACATTACTTCGCTACCAAAATTCACCGCTTGAAATCTTTGAACAAGCGCCACTTCATCGTGCCGCTGAACGCATCGAACTTGCTGGTGAGAACGCAGCATTTGTATCGATTGTTTCTGAAAATCCAGACCTTTTAAAAGGTGTAGATGGTCAAAAAATCGCTGCAAACCAAAAAGCAATGGGACAAGCGCTTGAGAAGTTCCGCCAAATGATTCAGTCGAACGCGATTAGTTGGACGGTGGTCGGTGCTGCATCTGAAGGTTGGGCTGCAAAAGTCTTCCCTAATCTTCCACAAAGCGAGCAAGTTGCTACGTTATGGGAAACTATTTTTGAAACGACGCGTATTAACACCGCTGATCCTATTCAAACGTGGAAAACACATGATGAAACATTGAATAGTAAAGCAGCTTATCTAAATGACCAACAGTATACGGCGCTTCATTACACAGCTCCTGACACTGATTTGACAATTGGTCTACCGGAAAACCATGTTTGGGTTGGTGCTGGTAGCTATAATAAACAAGGTAAAGAATTCATGGCAAATATGCCGACAGAAGAAGTTTTCTCTTGCGCTCAAAAAGATAAGGTAAATGGTTATGTATCTAGTACAAAACCGCTTAGCTATGCTGGAAATATCATTGATAAATTTAAAATCACCTTTAAAGATGGTCGAATTGTGGATGTGGTAGCAGAACAAGGAGAAGAAATTCTAAAAGATCTAGTCGCAACGGATGAAGGCTCGCATTACTTAGGCGAAGTGGCACTAGTTCCAGATCCATCTCCTATTTCTCAATCTGGAATTTTATTCTACAATACGTTGTTTGATGAAAATGCATCGAATCACTTAGCAATTGGTAGTGCGTATGCATTTAATATTAAAGGTGGCGAAGATATGAGCCGTGAAGAACTAGAGAAAGCTGGAGTCAATTCAAGTATGACTCACGTTGATTTCATGATTGGTTCTGACCAAATGAATATTGACGGCATTACAAAAACTGGCGAAAAAGTGCCTGTTTTCCGTAATGGTGATTGGGCATTTTAA
- a CDS encoding TetR/AcrR family transcriptional regulator — protein sequence MKSNINFPIKQAEIVKISLQLFIEKGYEKTTITDIMKACQLSKGGMYHYFESKDAILDAVIIFAIQEQLPAFEEKINNASTVIEKLVVFMRTDFFSPSEFQSQFALFKQAQMNSLVAYRVKILNAKYAVPYLEQIIVTGVSEGIFHTDYPKDIAQSLYTIGDMFFSALGEFPNDDLFRSQKTAAFLELIQRILCVDNATIKEFSAHLKRLIADSY from the coding sequence ATGAAGTCTAATATAAATTTCCCTATAAAGCAAGCTGAAATCGTAAAAATCTCGCTACAACTTTTTATCGAAAAAGGCTATGAGAAAACGACAATCACCGATATTATGAAAGCCTGTCAATTATCAAAAGGCGGGATGTACCACTATTTCGAATCTAAAGATGCCATATTAGACGCTGTTATTATTTTCGCGATTCAGGAACAATTACCAGCTTTTGAAGAAAAAATAAATAATGCCTCCACAGTAATAGAGAAATTAGTCGTCTTTATGCGCACAGATTTTTTTAGTCCTTCTGAATTCCAATCACAATTTGCCCTATTCAAACAGGCACAAATGAATTCACTTGTCGCCTATCGAGTCAAGATTTTAAATGCCAAATATGCTGTACCGTATTTAGAGCAGATAATCGTAACCGGTGTTTCTGAAGGTATTTTTCACACAGACTACCCGAAAGATATTGCTCAGTCGCTCTACACCATTGGGGACATGTTTTTTTCTGCACTCGGCGAATTTCCAAACGATGATCTCTTTCGTTCGCAGAAAACTGCCGCCTTCTTGGAATTAATTCAGCGGATACTTTGTGTAGATAATGCAACTATCAAGGAATTTAGCGCTCACTTGAAACGATTGATAGCGGATTCATACTGA
- a CDS encoding YihY/virulence factor BrkB family protein, translating into MLKKIQNNRLFRFCMVVSNRFTKNDVSGSAAQLAYYMLFSIFPILLIVASLLPYFQIDQEQLFTTIKQFVPEEIYDFINSNLDQLLNSNSGGILSIGIIGTLWSASNGMNATTKALNKAYGVKDRRSYIIKRLLSMVFTLGMLAVVVVTLLLVVFGQQIGMFIFNHLNVSKETLDTWNNFRWVVTLAVIFVVFSFIYWIAPNRRSKLISILPGAVFASLGWAIASMGFAYYVNNFANYSATYGSIGVIIILMLWFYLTGVILMIGGEINATLSILRQKKLVGEIN; encoded by the coding sequence ATGCTAAAAAAAATACAAAATAATCGTTTATTTCGCTTTTGTATGGTCGTGAGTAATCGTTTTACAAAGAATGATGTATCAGGAAGCGCGGCCCAGCTTGCGTATTATATGCTTTTTTCGATTTTTCCAATCTTACTTATTGTGGCCTCTTTGCTTCCATATTTTCAGATTGATCAAGAGCAGCTTTTTACAACGATTAAACAGTTTGTACCAGAGGAGATTTACGATTTCATTAACTCCAATTTGGACCAACTTTTAAATAGCAACTCGGGAGGGATTCTTTCCATTGGTATCATTGGGACGTTGTGGTCGGCCTCTAATGGAATGAATGCAACGACAAAAGCGCTGAATAAAGCGTATGGTGTGAAGGATCGGAGAAGTTACATTATTAAACGCTTGCTGTCAATGGTTTTCACATTGGGAATGCTCGCTGTCGTCGTTGTAACGCTTTTACTCGTCGTGTTCGGACAACAAATCGGGATGTTTATTTTCAATCATCTCAATGTTTCTAAAGAGACGCTCGATACGTGGAATAATTTCCGTTGGGTCGTGACGCTTGCTGTGATCTTTGTCGTGTTCTCCTTTATTTATTGGATCGCACCAAATAGGAGAAGCAAGCTTATCAGTATTCTACCAGGAGCCGTATTTGCATCACTCGGCTGGGCGATTGCCTCGATGGGATTTGCCTATTACGTCAATAATTTTGCGAATTACTCAGCAACATATGGCAGTATCGGAGTCATTATTATTTTGATGCTATGGTTTTACCTCACAGGCGTTATTTTGATGATAGGTGGCGAAATCAACGCTACATTAAGCATATTAAGGCAGAAGAAGCTAGTTGGAGAGATCAATTAA
- a CDS encoding AAC(3) family N-acetyltransferase, with protein MGEKRAIHRSKVPHTVDSISKELHNLGITKGDTVILHSALGQAGWVCGGGVAIIKAFQQAVTKQGNLVIPAQSSNVSDPAKWRNPAVPKEWWSTIYAEMPAYDPEETPTFFMGVIPETFRKMKDVKRSSHPKYSFCAWGSDAAFITEKHALNFGFGEQSPLGRLYELQAKIVLFGVDHDKNTSLHLAEHRAKKFRIQQEQSPMMVNGTKVWQKYDELAYNSDAFISIGRQYERETAHQPTTLAGAPTKIFDMCRLVDYASDVISE; from the coding sequence ATGGGAGAAAAAAGAGCCATTCATAGATCAAAGGTGCCACATACGGTGGATTCGATCAGTAAGGAACTACATAACTTAGGCATTACAAAAGGAGATACCGTGATTCTTCATTCTGCACTCGGTCAAGCTGGCTGGGTTTGTGGCGGTGGGGTTGCGATAATTAAAGCTTTTCAACAGGCTGTGACGAAACAAGGTAATCTAGTTATACCAGCACAAAGTAGCAATGTTTCCGATCCTGCAAAATGGCGTAATCCTGCTGTTCCTAAAGAATGGTGGTCGACGATATATGCCGAGATGCCTGCCTATGATCCTGAGGAGACGCCGACTTTTTTTATGGGCGTAATTCCAGAGACCTTTCGCAAAATGAAAGATGTAAAGCGGAGTTCTCATCCGAAATATTCTTTTTGCGCGTGGGGAAGCGATGCTGCGTTTATCACAGAGAAACATGCGCTTAATTTTGGCTTCGGCGAGCAATCTCCGTTAGGTCGGTTATATGAACTGCAAGCAAAAATTGTGTTGTTTGGTGTCGATCATGATAAAAATACGTCGCTGCATCTCGCAGAGCATCGGGCGAAAAAATTCCGCATTCAACAGGAGCAATCGCCAATGATGGTGAACGGGACGAAAGTTTGGCAGAAATATGATGAACTAGCTTATAATAGTGATGCATTTATCTCGATTGGGCGTCAATATGAACGCGAAACGGCACACCAGCCGACAACGCTTGCTGGTGCGCCTACAAAAATATTTGATATGTGTCGTCTGGTTGATTATGCGTCTGATGTTATTTCCGAATAG
- a CDS encoding DUF1128 domain-containing protein, with the protein MNLENPTQENVAFMLTEITTKLKMVNASVFENLTLDAIHYESLLDIYTLIHRKNNISMREMQLFAEELSTIRK; encoded by the coding sequence ATGAATTTAGAAAATCCGACGCAGGAAAATGTTGCGTTTATGTTAACTGAAATTACGACAAAATTAAAAATGGTTAATGCGTCCGTCTTTGAAAATCTAACTCTAGACGCCATTCATTATGAGTCTTTGCTTGATATTTATACGCTCATTCACCGCAAAAATAATATTAGCATGCGTGAAATGCAACTTTTTGCAGAGGAACTGAGTACTATTCGGAAATAA
- a CDS encoding VanZ family protein, whose protein sequence is MKNDKIRFLVLLIPILYMVYGIFLGIDFASKAELINVIFNGILLGVCSVFIVCKATIRNVVDVIWLAVFIIYIFILHHLVTYISAGDILKSTYTGNFHIQREMVNLVPFTTIENTIHQALPTMPTLVQLLGNALLLAPLTFFLLYFQIVTRVWTALLTAILVSTGIELIQFIQTTVITGFSGITLPENRSTDVDDIILNTLSGLLGILVAFCIPSIRKKRK, encoded by the coding sequence ATGAAAAATGATAAAATCCGATTTTTAGTTCTCTTAATACCGATCTTGTATATGGTGTATGGTATTTTCTTAGGTATTGATTTTGCTAGCAAAGCAGAGCTAATTAATGTGATTTTCAACGGCATTTTACTAGGTGTTTGCTCGGTTTTTATTGTTTGTAAAGCAACAATTCGGAATGTTGTAGATGTTATTTGGCTCGCGGTATTCATTATATATATATTTATTTTACATCATTTAGTTACATATATTTCAGCAGGAGATATTTTAAAAAGCACCTACACTGGAAATTTCCATATTCAGCGAGAAATGGTGAATCTTGTTCCATTTACGACGATTGAAAACACAATACATCAGGCCTTACCAACGATGCCAACACTTGTGCAACTTCTTGGGAATGCTTTGTTGCTAGCGCCATTAACTTTCTTTTTACTCTATTTTCAGATTGTGACACGAGTTTGGACGGCGCTTCTGACAGCGATTCTAGTCTCTACTGGGATCGAGTTAATACAATTCATACAAACGACAGTCATCACAGGATTCAGCGGTATAACACTTCCTGAGAACCGCTCCACAGATGTAGATGACATTATTTTAAATACACTGAGTGGACTTTTGGGCATTCTGGTAGCGTTCTGTATACCAAGCATACGCAAAAAACGAAAATAA
- a CDS encoding flavodoxin codes for MAKVMIVYASMTGNTEEIADILGEELEKYDIEVEIEECISVEPEKLLEYDGALIGGYTYDDGELPDEFVDFYEDMSDVDFSGKVCASFGSGDTFYDEFCLTVDLVEKRLKEQGATVPVEGLKVDLDPDEDDVVRAEAYAKTFADALLGK; via the coding sequence ATGGCAAAAGTAATGATCGTATATGCCAGCATGACTGGTAATACAGAAGAAATAGCAGATATCCTTGGCGAAGAACTAGAAAAATATGATATTGAGGTCGAAATTGAGGAGTGTATCTCGGTTGAACCTGAGAAATTATTAGAATATGATGGCGCGCTAATTGGCGGCTACACGTATGATGACGGTGAACTTCCTGATGAGTTTGTTGATTTTTATGAGGATATGTCCGACGTTGATTTTTCTGGTAAAGTTTGCGCCTCATTCGGTTCTGGCGATACGTTCTACGATGAGTTTTGCTTAACTGTAGACCTTGTTGAAAAGCGTTTGAAAGAACAAGGCGCGACGGTTCCTGTAGAAGGCTTGAAAGTGGATTTAGATCCTGATGAAGACGATGTTGTTCGCGCGGAAGCTTACGCTAAAACGTTTGCTGATGCCTTACTAGGTAAATAA
- a CDS encoding MDR family MFS transporter has translation MKFKTWDINLKVRLFGEALLDISFWAVFPFLTIYFSDSIGRQTTSLLLILSQALSVITALLGGYFADTYGRKRMMSISVIGEGAGFLIFAIAATSMFHSPYIAFLGFMIASIFMSFYQPASQAMIADVVKPEHRSHVYSIFYMMINIAVVIGPIIGALVFNKYTSQTLIAIVLADLLLLFLLTKFGHETAPMAINPELRLAQKQKKLTTVLMEQIRNYKLIFTDKVFFLYIVAGVIISQSFMQLDLLFPLYITEVIGDASIFSVQLTGEQLFGFIVSINGFCVALLTVFFTRMMSRYREKLVFMNSSFLYGIAIILFGIATGPWGAIVAIILFSFAELMTVGIQQNFVAKIAPDDKRAMYFSAAGLRYTFGKVIAPLAITLSTFVGYFATFATIAVLAVISGFIYFYMYSLYEKQDRAQ, from the coding sequence ATGAAGTTTAAAACTTGGGATATTAATCTCAAAGTGCGATTATTCGGGGAGGCCTTGCTTGATATTTCTTTTTGGGCGGTATTCCCCTTTCTGACTATTTATTTTTCGGATTCTATCGGGAGGCAAACAACGAGTTTACTACTCATTCTATCGCAGGCTTTGTCTGTTATTACTGCGCTACTCGGGGGTTATTTTGCCGACACATATGGGCGAAAGCGCATGATGAGTATTTCGGTTATCGGTGAAGGTGCTGGGTTCTTAATTTTTGCGATTGCGGCGACTTCGATGTTTCACTCGCCTTATATAGCGTTTCTTGGATTCATGATTGCTAGTATCTTCATGTCATTTTACCAACCTGCAAGCCAAGCAATGATTGCGGATGTCGTGAAACCGGAACATCGGAGCCACGTCTACTCGATTTTTTACATGATGATCAATATCGCGGTGGTTATCGGGCCAATTATTGGGGCGCTGGTGTTTAATAAGTACACGTCACAAACGTTGATCGCGATCGTTTTGGCGGATTTATTACTGCTATTCCTACTCACTAAATTTGGACATGAAACCGCGCCAATGGCTATTAATCCAGAGTTACGCCTAGCGCAAAAACAGAAAAAACTAACGACGGTATTGATGGAGCAGATACGCAATTACAAACTTATTTTTACGGATAAAGTTTTCTTCTTATACATCGTGGCTGGCGTCATTATTTCGCAGTCCTTTATGCAATTGGATTTATTATTTCCACTCTATATTACAGAGGTTATCGGCGATGCGTCGATTTTCTCCGTACAACTTACAGGAGAACAATTATTCGGCTTCATTGTTTCCATCAACGGCTTTTGTGTCGCTTTATTGACCGTATTCTTCACACGAATGATGAGCCGTTACCGTGAAAAACTTGTTTTCATGAACTCCTCTTTCCTTTACGGGATTGCGATCATCTTATTCGGGATCGCGACAGGACCATGGGGCGCTATCGTAGCGATTATTTTATTTAGTTTCGCAGAATTGATGACCGTCGGAATCCAACAGAACTTCGTTGCTAAAATTGCTCCGGACGATAAACGGGCGATGTATTTCTCAGCAGCTGGACTTCGCTATACATTCGGTAAAGTTATTGCACCACTTGCGATTACACTATCAACGTTTGTCGGCTATTTTGCCACATTTGCAACGATTGCTGTACTCGCGGTTATAAGCGGATTTATTTACTTCTACATGTATAGTCTGTATGAAAAACAAGATCGTGCTCAGTAA
- the rlmD gene encoding 23S rRNA (uracil(1939)-C(5))-methyltransferase RlmD codes for MSENPVTEGQQFPLTIKRIGINGEGIGYFKRSVVFVTGALTGEEVVVEATKVNPRYTEAKIRKIRKESPHRVNPPCPVYDACGGCQLQHLAYAEQLKMKKDLIVQSLEKHTQFPADQIQIRDTIGMGNPWGYRNKSQFQVREIDDTVEAGLFGAESHELVPIENCVVQHPDTVKVTNLVRDLLEELDIPIYEEQRNSGIVRTIVVRTGIKTGEIQLVLVTNSKKLPRKRELIERIQATIPEVVSIMQNVNQEKTSLIFGEETLFLAGKEKITEKLGEIEFDLSARAFFQLNPSQTEKLYREVARAIRLTGNEKIVDAYCGVGTIGLSLAGKAAEVRGMDTIAESIEDAKANATRAGITNITFETGKAEEVFPKWIKAGFKPDAIVVDPPRVGCEDQLLQSILRTNAKQIVYVSCNPSTLARDLQILSKKYKIKYIQPLDMFPHTAHVESVTVLNLKF; via the coding sequence TTGAGCGAAAATCCAGTAACAGAAGGTCAACAATTCCCGCTGACAATTAAACGAATCGGTATTAACGGCGAAGGCATCGGCTATTTCAAAAGATCCGTCGTATTCGTAACAGGCGCATTAACAGGCGAGGAAGTCGTGGTGGAAGCAACGAAAGTAAACCCTCGTTACACAGAAGCAAAAATCCGCAAAATTCGTAAAGAATCACCACATCGCGTAAATCCACCATGCCCAGTATACGACGCATGCGGTGGGTGTCAATTACAACATTTAGCCTACGCGGAACAATTAAAAATGAAAAAAGATTTGATCGTGCAATCTCTTGAAAAACATACTCAATTTCCAGCAGATCAAATTCAGATTCGCGATACGATCGGAATGGGAAATCCATGGGGCTACCGTAATAAGAGCCAATTTCAAGTACGCGAAATCGATGACACAGTCGAAGCCGGCTTATTTGGAGCTGAAAGTCACGAACTTGTTCCAATTGAAAACTGCGTTGTGCAGCATCCAGACACAGTCAAAGTGACCAACCTTGTTCGTGATCTTTTAGAGGAGCTGGATATTCCAATCTACGAAGAACAGCGTAACAGCGGTATTGTCCGTACAATCGTCGTTCGTACAGGTATTAAAACTGGCGAAATTCAACTCGTTCTAGTAACGAATAGTAAAAAATTACCTCGTAAACGTGAACTAATCGAACGAATCCAAGCGACAATTCCAGAAGTTGTGTCAATCATGCAGAACGTCAACCAAGAAAAGACGTCTTTAATTTTCGGAGAAGAAACATTATTTTTAGCAGGGAAAGAAAAGATCACCGAAAAATTAGGCGAAATCGAATTTGATCTATCCGCACGTGCCTTTTTCCAACTAAATCCATCGCAAACGGAGAAATTGTACCGAGAAGTAGCACGCGCCATCCGCTTAACAGGTAATGAAAAAATCGTGGATGCCTATTGTGGCGTTGGAACGATTGGACTTTCCTTAGCAGGCAAAGCAGCAGAAGTTCGTGGTATGGACACCATCGCAGAATCCATTGAAGATGCCAAAGCGAATGCAACTCGTGCGGGAATCACGAATATAACGTTTGAAACAGGAAAAGCAGAGGAAGTTTTCCCGAAATGGATCAAAGCAGGATTCAAACCCGATGCAATCGTTGTCGATCCACCACGAGTAGGTTGTGAAGACCAGTTACTACAGTCGATTCTACGCACAAACGCGAAGCAAATCGTCTACGTATCATGTAACCCATCCACACTTGCCCGCGATCTACAAATACTATCCAAAAAATATAAAATCAAGTATATCCAACCATTAGACATGTTCCCTCATACGGCCCACGTGGAAAGTGTCACGGTATTAAACTTAAAATTCTAA
- a CDS encoding GNAT family N-acetyltransferase, which translates to MTLTLQSYTKEAQQAIQNYTLTDDTFCAHPLELLAKAADKSSYHCILMYDQDQLVGFFVLDNDEDVKIYTEAPDTLLLRGYSIDSTKQGKGYGTRSLSQLSDYVKHHFPTIKTVVLAVNKRNIPAQKLYLKSGFIQTNRTIMGPRGEQFVYELAMK; encoded by the coding sequence GTGACACTAACATTGCAAAGTTATACAAAAGAAGCCCAACAAGCTATCCAAAACTATACGCTAACCGATGATACATTCTGCGCACACCCATTAGAATTACTCGCAAAAGCTGCTGACAAATCAAGTTACCATTGCATACTCATGTACGATCAAGACCAACTAGTAGGATTTTTCGTATTAGACAACGACGAGGACGTAAAAATCTACACAGAAGCACCTGATACTTTGCTTTTGCGCGGCTATTCTATCGATTCCACAAAACAAGGAAAAGGCTACGGCACACGATCTCTATCCCAACTAAGCGACTACGTAAAACACCATTTCCCAACCATCAAAACAGTCGTTCTAGCCGTAAACAAGCGGAACATCCCAGCTCAAAAACTCTACCTAAAAAGCGGCTTCATCCAGACAAACCGCACTATAATGGGCCCACGCGGCGAACAGTTTGTTTATGAATTAGCCATGAAATAA
- the map gene encoding type I methionyl aminopeptidase, producing MITLKSRREIDEMKRAGEILVATHKEIKKLIKPGITSWDLEVFTEEFLRKQGATPEQKGFEGYEFATCASINDEICHGFPRKQILNEGDIITVDMVVNFHGALADSAWTYGVGQVSPEAERLMEVTRKSLYLGIEQAQVGSRIGDIGHAIQTYVEAEKLSVVREFIGHGVGPTLHEKPEVPHFGAAGKGPRLKEGMVITIEPMVNTGGWKAKMDDNGWTARTADGSLSAQYEHTIAITKDGPEILTYQGEND from the coding sequence ATGATTACATTAAAATCAAGACGCGAAATTGATGAAATGAAACGCGCGGGAGAAATCCTCGTTGCGACCCATAAAGAAATTAAAAAACTAATTAAACCTGGTATTACAAGCTGGGATTTAGAGGTGTTCACAGAAGAATTTTTACGCAAGCAAGGTGCGACACCAGAGCAAAAAGGGTTCGAAGGCTATGAATTTGCTACCTGTGCGAGTATTAATGACGAAATTTGTCATGGTTTCCCACGTAAGCAAATCCTGAATGAAGGTGACATTATCACGGTAGATATGGTTGTTAATTTCCACGGTGCACTTGCTGATTCAGCCTGGACATACGGCGTTGGACAAGTATCTCCAGAAGCAGAGCGCCTGATGGAAGTCACTCGTAAATCGTTATATCTTGGTATCGAACAAGCACAAGTTGGAAGCCGAATCGGTGACATCGGCCATGCTATTCAAACCTATGTGGAAGCAGAGAAATTATCTGTTGTTCGCGAATTTATCGGTCACGGCGTTGGCCCAACATTGCACGAAAAACCCGAAGTACCTCATTTCGGCGCTGCAGGCAAAGGCCCACGTTTGAAAGAAGGTATGGTTATCACGATCGAGCCAATGGTAAACACAGGCGGTTGGAAAGCGAAAATGGATGATAACGGTTGGACAGCACGTACCGCTGATGGATCTCTTTCAGCACAGTATGAGCACACCATTGCGATTACAAAAGATGGCCCAGAAATTTTAACATATCAAGGCGAAAATGACTAA